Proteins from a single region of Massilibacterium senegalense:
- a CDS encoding zinc ribbon domain-containing protein YjdM: MSNLPNCPKCNSEYTYEDGNLLICPECAHEWTVESEVENNEEENVIKDANGNTLTDGDTVTIMKDLKVKGSSSTLKMGTKVKNIRLVDGDHNIDCKIDGFGAMKLKSEFVKKI, from the coding sequence ATGTCTAATTTACCGAATTGTCCAAAGTGTAATTCAGAATATACATACGAAGATGGGAATCTTTTGATTTGTCCAGAATGCGCACATGAATGGACGGTAGAATCAGAAGTTGAGAATAATGAAGAAGAGAATGTTATTAAAGACGCGAACGGGAATACTTTAACGGACGGTGACACGGTAACGATTATGAAAGATCTTAAAGTAAAAGGAAGTTCTTCTACATTAAAAATGGGAACGAAAGTGAAAAATATTCGTCTAGTAGACGGTGACCATAATATTGACTGTAAAATTGATGGGTTTGGTGCGATGAAACTAAAATCCGAATTTGTGAAGAAAATATAA
- the cas2 gene encoding CRISPR-associated endonuclease Cas2, whose product MTSKKKMNANYAFVFYDVHEKRVNKVFKVCKKYLVHYQNSVFRGNITPSNILKMRKEIEKIIDDEYDFVSIITMMNEFSFEEITLGTSLKEEGESLFL is encoded by the coding sequence ATGACATCAAAAAAGAAAATGAATGCAAATTACGCTTTTGTATTTTACGATGTTCACGAAAAACGAGTAAATAAGGTATTTAAAGTGTGTAAGAAATATTTAGTCCATTATCAAAACTCTGTTTTTAGAGGAAATATTACGCCATCTAATATTTTAAAAATGCGTAAGGAAATCGAAAAAATTATTGATGATGAATATGATTTTGTATCAATCATCACAATGATGAACGAATTTTCATTTGAGGAAATAACGTTAGGCACTTCTTTAAAAGAAGAAGGAGAGTCCCTATTTTTATAA
- the cas1b gene encoding type I-B CRISPR-associated endonuclease Cas1b has product MKSVKYLTSQGELKRKDHSLIFRNERGHVYIPIEGVKEIYCLNEVSLNSKLFDLLSKAGITVHFFNYYQQYSGTFYPKEGLVSGRLTIKQADAFQSIRLPIAKAIVKGIANNMYYVLYHYYTHGSKELKPFLDWLRKEVPELLDKEISIQQLLFIEGSIWKRFYDSFQYFLPEDFLFNKRVRRPPDNPMNALISFGNSLLYAKTISQIYRTHLDQSISFLHEPSEGRFSLSLDLCEVFKPIIVFRTIFENVNNRKLQVGKHFDKKLNYCLLNDSGKKIFIQSFEERLNKVFVHSKLKRKVSYHTAIKLDAYKLIKCIVEGETFEPFDDKEKR; this is encoded by the coding sequence GTGAAGTCTGTTAAATATTTAACTTCACAAGGGGAGTTAAAACGTAAAGATCATTCGCTTATTTTTCGAAATGAGCGCGGTCATGTTTACATTCCTATTGAAGGTGTGAAAGAAATATATTGTTTAAACGAAGTAAGTTTAAATAGCAAATTATTCGATTTACTATCGAAAGCGGGTATTACCGTTCACTTTTTTAATTATTATCAGCAATATTCGGGAACTTTTTATCCTAAGGAAGGGCTTGTTAGCGGCCGATTAACAATTAAGCAAGCAGATGCATTTCAATCCATTCGTTTACCCATCGCCAAAGCAATTGTAAAAGGAATTGCAAATAATATGTATTATGTTCTTTATCATTATTACACACACGGTTCAAAGGAATTAAAGCCGTTCCTTGACTGGTTAAGAAAAGAAGTGCCGGAATTGCTAGATAAAGAGATTTCTATTCAACAACTATTATTTATTGAAGGTTCTATTTGGAAAAGGTTTTATGATTCCTTTCAATATTTTTTACCGGAAGACTTTTTATTTAATAAAAGAGTTAGACGTCCGCCTGATAATCCGATGAATGCGCTTATTTCTTTTGGGAATTCATTACTTTATGCAAAAACAATTTCTCAAATTTATCGAACGCATTTAGATCAATCCATTAGTTTTTTACACGAGCCATCAGAAGGAAGATTTTCTTTAAGCTTAGATTTATGTGAGGTGTTCAAGCCAATTATTGTATTTCGAACAATTTTCGAAAATGTGAACAATCGTAAGCTACAAGTAGGCAAACATTTTGATAAAAAACTAAATTATTGTTTGTTGAACGATTCAGGGAAAAAGATTTTTATTCAATCATTTGAAGAACGTTTAAATAAAGTATTTGTTCATTCCAAACTTAAAAGGAAAGTTTCATATCATACTGCTATTAAACTAGATGCTTATAAATTAATTAAATGTATTGTTGAAGGAGAAACGTTTGAACCTTTCGATGATAAGGAGAAACGATAA
- a CDS encoding CRISPR-associated protein Cas4: MKITGTMVNYYIHCKRQCWLFANKVNLEDNSEDVRIGKILHELKAEKAKKSEVAIENIRIDKLTDDYLVEVKKSDADVEAVKWQTLYYLKVLKEKGIERMGKIEFIEKKKQERKIIYVELTEEKERELEQLLVKISDYIAADKIASVLNEKKCRKCAYYDYCYI, from the coding sequence ATGAAAATTACTGGTACAATGGTCAACTATTATATTCATTGTAAAAGACAATGTTGGTTGTTTGCAAATAAAGTAAATCTAGAAGATAACAGTGAAGATGTACGGATTGGGAAGATATTGCATGAGTTAAAGGCTGAAAAAGCGAAAAAGAGTGAAGTTGCTATTGAAAATATCCGTATTGATAAACTTACAGATGATTATTTAGTAGAAGTAAAAAAATCAGATGCCGATGTTGAAGCAGTAAAGTGGCAAACTTTATATTATTTGAAAGTGCTAAAAGAAAAAGGCATTGAACGGATGGGAAAGATTGAATTTATCGAAAAGAAAAAACAAGAAAGAAAAATCATTTATGTGGAATTAACAGAGGAAAAAGAGCGGGAATTAGAACAACTTTTAGTGAAGATTAGTGATTATATAGCAGCAGATAAAATTGCCAGTGTGCTAAATGAAAAGAAATGTCGCAAATGTGCTTATTACGATTATTGTTATATTTAA
- a CDS encoding CRISPR-associated helicase/endonuclease Cas3, whose translation MLNIEKLLKDECPIYAHIGRDNPETLKQHSDLVMHFCQQLQEQNGLDEAVTRTIQSLTFNEELLTEEEQTIIKKWFYDAIYLHDIGKINPAFQKIKMKQEHLELDGDMTSKHSLFSSLLYLHVHQDDLQAFEDDAEKCGFLTYVLLVFSYLISRHHTYLKNFSLDDYKVELQILNTKFSNKPLFLQFYANNSEYYHEFTLEEWTSESFLEQEGHKHYPFYILNRLLYSTLVASDFYATYTYDKKGKKPNFRYLSKEDVAILRKTYNETKVIKGIEAYKVNPNFFEKTPINKLRSDMYIEAEKEIIRHQDESIFYLEAPTGGGKTNMSINLALTLLEKQKGLNKILYIFPFNTLVEQTKKDLDNIFPEQLQNKYPIKVVNSVTPIVQKKEKKDTEEYVDVSEKTGSTFYDYKEEVLYRQMIQYPVTVTSHVNFFNYLFGVGRESNLAFTHLCNSVIIIDEIQSYKNARWMEIIEFFTQFAKLMNLKIIIMSATLPKLDRLLHEKQRVVELLPNAQKYFHNPLFKNRVSFHYELLDKENITLEQLAEEIVSYREQNGPKRILIECISVKDSEELFGRLEELIDQSIPLIRLNGSHHAYYRKKVINQLGKNNDGSFKLEDCIVVATQVIEAGVDIDMDVGFKDISVLDSEEQFAGRINRSCLRKGDVFFFNMAEAKNIYRGDFRLPFSILDKQYRHYFENKQFDAYYQHVFDSIKDFKGQLNENHIESFYKQVHQLQYEEVAQHMKLIEQEKYQVFLAYDMVLDDGCVISGTNVWQQFVDLTLDRQMDFSERKVKLSLLSEKMDYFLFSTYIKPAIQDQCDEKIIGEIYYIENGDHFLERDPFMDMLVFNEKKLNAVGDELLL comes from the coding sequence ATGTTAAATATTGAGAAATTATTGAAAGATGAGTGTCCTATTTATGCGCATATTGGAAGAGATAATCCTGAAACATTAAAACAACATAGTGATTTAGTAATGCACTTTTGTCAACAACTCCAAGAACAGAATGGATTAGATGAAGCGGTTACTCGTACGATTCAATCCCTTACCTTCAATGAAGAACTTTTAACAGAAGAAGAACAAACGATTATAAAAAAATGGTTTTATGATGCAATTTATTTACATGATATTGGAAAGATAAATCCAGCGTTTCAAAAAATAAAAATGAAACAAGAGCACTTGGAACTTGACGGAGATATGACATCGAAACATTCATTGTTCTCTTCTTTATTATATTTACATGTTCACCAAGATGATTTACAAGCGTTTGAAGATGATGCGGAGAAGTGTGGCTTTTTAACGTATGTTTTGCTCGTGTTTTCGTATCTTATTTCGCGTCATCATACGTATTTGAAAAATTTTTCTTTAGACGATTATAAAGTAGAATTACAAATTTTAAATACTAAATTTTCGAATAAGCCATTATTCCTTCAATTTTACGCTAATAATTCTGAATATTATCACGAATTTACATTAGAAGAATGGACGAGTGAAAGTTTTCTAGAACAAGAAGGTCACAAACATTATCCATTTTATATTTTAAATCGTTTATTATACTCAACTCTCGTAGCATCAGATTTTTATGCTACTTATACGTATGATAAAAAAGGAAAGAAACCGAATTTTCGTTATCTTAGTAAAGAAGATGTTGCGATTTTAAGAAAAACGTATAACGAAACAAAAGTGATCAAAGGAATTGAAGCGTATAAAGTAAACCCTAATTTTTTTGAGAAAACACCGATTAATAAACTCCGTTCAGACATGTATATAGAAGCAGAAAAAGAAATCATCCGTCATCAAGATGAATCTATTTTTTATCTAGAAGCTCCTACTGGTGGCGGAAAAACGAATATGTCGATTAATTTAGCCCTCACCTTATTAGAGAAGCAAAAAGGTTTAAATAAAATACTGTACATTTTTCCTTTTAACACATTAGTAGAGCAAACGAAAAAGGATTTAGATAACATTTTTCCTGAACAATTGCAAAACAAATACCCTATTAAAGTGGTGAATTCTGTAACACCAATTGTCCAAAAAAAAGAAAAAAAGGATACGGAAGAATATGTCGATGTATCTGAAAAAACAGGAAGTACATTTTATGACTACAAAGAAGAAGTGTTGTATCGACAAATGATTCAATATCCGGTTACGGTAACATCACACGTTAATTTTTTTAATTATTTATTTGGCGTAGGAAGAGAGTCGAATCTAGCTTTTACTCACTTGTGCAACAGCGTGATTATTATTGATGAAATTCAGAGTTATAAAAATGCGCGTTGGATGGAGATTATTGAGTTTTTTACACAGTTTGCGAAATTAATGAATTTGAAAATTATTATTATGTCTGCTACTTTGCCAAAATTAGACCGTTTATTACATGAAAAACAACGCGTAGTGGAATTATTACCAAATGCGCAAAAATATTTTCACAATCCTTTATTTAAAAATCGAGTTTCGTTCCATTATGAATTGCTAGATAAGGAGAACATCACGTTAGAGCAATTAGCAGAAGAAATTGTAAGTTACCGTGAACAAAATGGTCCAAAACGGATTTTAATTGAATGTATTAGTGTAAAAGATTCAGAAGAACTATTTGGAAGATTAGAGGAATTAATAGATCAATCGATTCCTTTGATTCGTTTAAATGGAAGTCACCACGCTTATTATCGTAAAAAGGTAATCAATCAACTAGGAAAAAATAACGATGGGTCGTTTAAATTAGAAGATTGTATCGTTGTTGCGACACAAGTGATTGAAGCAGGTGTAGATATTGATATGGATGTTGGATTTAAAGATATTTCCGTGCTTGATAGTGAAGAACAGTTTGCTGGAAGAATTAATCGTTCTTGTTTGCGCAAAGGAGATGTTTTCTTTTTTAATATGGCGGAAGCGAAGAATATTTATAGAGGAGATTTTCGATTACCTTTTTCGATTTTAGATAAACAATATCGACATTATTTTGAAAATAAACAATTCGATGCATATTATCAGCATGTCTTTGATAGTATAAAAGATTTTAAAGGCCAACTAAATGAAAATCATATTGAAAGTTTTTATAAACAAGTACATCAGTTGCAATATGAAGAAGTTGCTCAACATATGAAGCTAATTGAACAAGAAAAGTATCAAGTATTTTTAGCTTATGACATGGTTTTGGATGATGGATGTGTTATAAGTGGGACAAATGTTTGGCAACAGTTTGTTGATTTAACATTAGATAGACAAATGGATTTTTCAGAACGGAAAGTGAAGCTATCCTTGCTTTCTGAAAAGATGGATTATTTTCTTTTTTCAACTTATATAAAACCTGCAATACAAGATCAATGTGATGAGAAGATTATTGGGGAAATTTATTATATAGAAAATGGTGATCATTTCCTTGAGAGAGATCCATTTATGGATATGCTTGTGTTTAATGAAAAAAAGTTAAACGCTGTAGGGGATGAATTGTTGTTATGA
- the cas5b gene encoding type I-B CRISPR-associated protein Cas5b produces MKEALSFELSGKNAFFKRPDVNANVYFTYNHIPKVTLLGLLGAICGYGGYHEQKRDIEKNGAQEDNMFPEFYTKLRHLQIGLVPHGDRSYFPKKIQVFNNSVGYASQEAGNNLIVKEQWLDHPSWTVYILNDGTESFFQLKELILASLAVYLPYLGKNDHPANILNPRVVELESIEEVKKIDSLFQSGDVQLGGFARGEEAMHYYRERLPYALDKELNGYLFKEMICTNRQVKGLEETVNVFSAENHSIVFY; encoded by the coding sequence ATGAAAGAAGCTTTATCATTTGAGTTATCAGGTAAAAATGCATTTTTTAAACGTCCAGATGTAAATGCGAATGTTTATTTTACGTATAATCATATCCCTAAAGTCACTTTATTAGGTTTGTTAGGTGCAATATGCGGCTATGGTGGGTATCATGAACAAAAGCGGGATATAGAAAAGAACGGGGCTCAGGAAGACAACATGTTTCCAGAATTTTATACAAAACTACGACATTTACAAATAGGTCTTGTACCACATGGAGACCGTAGTTATTTTCCTAAAAAAATTCAAGTATTCAACAACTCGGTTGGTTATGCAAGTCAAGAAGCTGGTAATAACTTAATCGTGAAAGAACAATGGTTAGATCATCCTAGTTGGACTGTTTATATTTTAAATGACGGTACAGAATCTTTTTTTCAATTAAAAGAACTTATTCTTGCTAGTTTGGCTGTTTACCTTCCATATTTAGGAAAAAATGATCACCCAGCCAATATTTTAAATCCACGTGTAGTAGAATTGGAATCGATAGAAGAAGTAAAAAAGATAGATTCTTTATTTCAAAGCGGAGACGTACAATTAGGTGGTTTTGCTCGTGGGGAAGAAGCGATGCATTATTACCGTGAACGTTTACCATATGCCTTAGATAAAGAGTTAAATGGATATCTGTTTAAAGAAATGATATGTACGAATCGCCAAGTAAAAGGCTTAGAAGAGACAGTAAATGTCTTTTCGGCAGAAAATCATTCAATCGTATTTTACTAA
- a CDS encoding type I CRISPR-associated protein Cas7, with protein sequence MNNRVYGIVGIGSYMANWNADFTGRPKTIGDGTIFGSDKALKYSVKNLWVQEGEPVLYFKSFTIPDKAGGKIQPKDLSERYEEMFGKAITDKEPSKEVLQNLFSAIDVMNFGATFAMKKQNIALTGVVQVGQGMNKYEDTEVQVQDILSPFRNSEKKEADASSLGKKIVSDEAHYIYPFSVNPNHYDSYIGMIDGFEGYTVEAYEKLRNGLIKGATALNTNSKSGSENEFTLFVTCKESSNLYLPQLDQYVSVYKNDNNQIVYDVEELTTLLQSVQQQIEKVEVFYNPLKVKIENADDFYEARHLYTNEVLV encoded by the coding sequence ATGAATAACCGTGTGTATGGCATAGTAGGTATTGGATCGTATATGGCGAATTGGAATGCGGATTTTACAGGTAGACCGAAAACAATTGGTGATGGAACTATTTTTGGAAGTGATAAAGCGTTAAAATACTCAGTGAAAAATTTATGGGTTCAAGAAGGAGAACCGGTGCTATACTTTAAATCTTTTACGATTCCAGACAAAGCTGGTGGAAAAATTCAACCGAAAGATTTATCAGAACGCTATGAAGAAATGTTCGGAAAGGCAATCACGGATAAAGAACCTTCTAAAGAGGTGTTACAAAATCTTTTTTCTGCTATTGATGTAATGAATTTCGGAGCAACATTTGCTATGAAAAAACAAAATATTGCTTTAACGGGTGTTGTGCAAGTAGGTCAAGGAATGAATAAATATGAGGATACTGAAGTGCAAGTGCAAGATATTTTATCGCCATTCCGTAACTCAGAAAAGAAAGAGGCTGATGCATCATCATTAGGAAAGAAAATAGTGAGTGATGAAGCACATTATATATATCCTTTTAGTGTGAACCCGAATCATTATGATTCGTATATAGGGATGATTGATGGGTTTGAAGGTTATACAGTAGAGGCGTATGAAAAGTTACGGAATGGTTTAATAAAAGGTGCAACTGCGCTTAATACAAATAGTAAATCTGGCAGTGAAAATGAGTTTACGTTATTTGTAACGTGTAAAGAATCTTCTAATCTTTATTTGCCGCAGCTTGATCAATATGTTTCTGTTTACAAAAATGATAACAATCAAATTGTTTATGATGTCGAAGAATTAACAACGTTATTACAATCAGTTCAACAACAAATTGAAAAAGTAGAGGTTTTTTATAACCCTCTAAAAGTAAAAATAGAAAACGCGGATGATTTTTACGAAGCAAGACATCTTTATACAAATGAAGTGTTAGTATGA
- the cas6 gene encoding CRISPR-associated endoribonuclease Cas6, translating to MDFSELIVTVMLKEDIPFQHSQEVIGNFLNASMLHDADLKEFHGESDIKGYVYNSFYPLEFKTKTYKANQVYVFRVRSLNKIFLEKMNRCMRKQKRGPFEVIAIEKRTYANKVIQGLYSVTPVVVTVDNQPWLQTDDVDLFIQRLEQNAEKKLKTLLGEEVGHYDFIESIEFSNHKPIGTSYKGIKLLGHKVKIEVKKDEDSQKLAHVVLGAGIGEKNSALGLGFCFGNFI from the coding sequence TTGGATTTTTCTGAATTAATCGTTACTGTAATGTTAAAAGAAGACATTCCATTTCAACATTCACAAGAGGTAATCGGCAACTTTTTAAATGCATCGATGTTGCATGATGCAGATTTAAAAGAATTCCATGGTGAAAGTGATATCAAAGGTTATGTCTACAATAGCTTCTACCCTTTAGAGTTTAAAACGAAAACGTATAAGGCAAATCAGGTGTATGTTTTTCGTGTGCGTAGTTTGAATAAAATATTTTTAGAGAAAATGAATCGCTGCATGAGAAAACAAAAAAGGGGTCCGTTTGAGGTTATTGCTATTGAAAAACGTACATATGCGAATAAAGTTATTCAAGGTCTTTATTCGGTTACGCCAGTTGTTGTAACAGTAGACAATCAACCTTGGTTGCAAACGGATGATGTAGACTTATTTATTCAACGTTTAGAACAAAATGCAGAAAAGAAATTAAAAACGTTACTTGGTGAAGAAGTAGGTCATTATGATTTTATCGAAAGTATTGAGTTTTCGAATCACAAACCAATTGGAACGTCATATAAAGGAATTAAATTACTAGGACATAAAGTGAAAATTGAAGTAAAAAAAGATGAAGATTCTCAAAAATTAGCACATGTCGTATTAGGAGCTGGAATTGGTGAAAAAAATTCGGCATTAGGCCTAGGTTTTTGTTTTGGTAATTTTATATAA
- a CDS encoding sulfite exporter TauE/SafE family protein, with translation MEWMMFLIGGLLIGIMSGFFGIGGGIVLTPILLISGYAPSHAIMLSLMLTLGSTLSGALAHIRLKNVEGRLAIVLGFFGVLGSVSMVPIVKWLDQLNGAAIVISILYIGVLSRFAYQFLHKETKESPKKGKAYTAFIGLLTGWISSLMGVSGGFVMTPLLSKWLKMDLYKAIGTSITAASVIVLSGILSYFGSGTTIDWKHGLLLIAGALIGSPIGSKQLKRFKNHEVKQVLAYFYIVIATSVFLKLIHLAVLSIGLIITTVVLFFSWMVYKQVNVKSVS, from the coding sequence ATGGAATGGATGATGTTTTTAATCGGTGGTCTTTTGATTGGAATCATGTCAGGTTTTTTCGGTATAGGTGGTGGAATCGTTTTAACCCCTATTTTATTAATTAGTGGGTATGCGCCTAGTCATGCGATTATGTTATCACTCATGCTTACGCTAGGCTCTACTTTGTCGGGCGCCCTTGCTCATATTCGCTTGAAAAATGTCGAAGGACGACTGGCGATTGTTCTCGGTTTCTTTGGTGTACTCGGTTCGGTTTCGATGGTACCGATTGTGAAATGGTTAGACCAATTAAACGGAGCAGCTATCGTTATCTCGATACTTTACATTGGAGTATTGTCTCGATTTGCTTATCAATTTTTGCATAAAGAAACGAAAGAAAGTCCGAAAAAAGGGAAAGCGTATACTGCCTTTATTGGTTTATTAACAGGATGGATCTCTTCTTTAATGGGTGTAAGTGGTGGATTTGTCATGACGCCACTGTTAAGTAAGTGGTTAAAAATGGATTTGTATAAAGCGATTGGAACAAGTATTACAGCAGCGTCAGTCATTGTGTTATCTGGTATTTTATCTTACTTTGGATCAGGAACAACAATTGACTGGAAACATGGCTTATTATTAATTGCTGGAGCGCTTATTGGTTCACCGATTGGGTCAAAGCAATTAAAACGATTTAAAAACCATGAAGTCAAACAAGTACTTGCTTATTTTTATATTGTGATTGCTACAAGTGTATTTCTAAAATTAATTCACTTGGCGGTGCTGTCGATTGGATTAATTATTACGACAGTCGTTCTCTTTTTTAGTTGGATGGTTTATAAACAAGTGAATGTGAAAAGTGTTTCATAG
- a CDS encoding LysR family transcriptional regulator: protein MQLDWLRTFVTLVDLKHFTKTSEHLHLSQPTVSVHIKKLEETLGVPLIIRSKQKTFEITEQGKIVYEHGITILENWLKLQSAVTMTEMTKLRIGATHTVSDVLLPEFITQFRTLFPKAKLQLMIQNHDTIIKALTDHSIDIGFVEGTKGIEPFHTQVISQDELKFYANRAVSLEQTPLILRERGSGTRAYADRFLQTQRITPVEVIEVSSHFLIKQLAVRGLGVALLSSAMVKEEVARGELIAIEPYTIHRPFYAVYGEHILSEPLFQKIISTLPLI, encoded by the coding sequence ATGCAACTGGATTGGCTCCGCACTTTTGTTACACTTGTAGACCTTAAACATTTTACAAAAACGAGCGAACATCTTCATTTATCACAACCGACCGTTAGTGTACATATTAAAAAATTAGAAGAAACATTAGGCGTCCCGCTCATCATTCGTTCTAAACAAAAAACGTTCGAAATAACCGAACAAGGAAAAATTGTGTATGAACATGGCATCACCATCTTAGAAAATTGGCTAAAGCTACAAAGTGCTGTCACCATGACAGAAATGACGAAACTTCGCATCGGAGCTACTCATACAGTCAGTGACGTCCTTTTACCTGAATTTATTACTCAGTTTCGTACATTATTTCCAAAAGCAAAACTACAATTAATGATTCAAAATCACGATACTATCATCAAAGCTTTAACCGATCATTCTATTGATATTGGCTTTGTAGAAGGAACGAAAGGTATTGAACCTTTTCATACACAAGTGATTAGTCAAGATGAATTAAAATTTTACGCAAATCGTGCCGTCTCTTTAGAACAAACACCACTTATCCTAAGAGAACGTGGTTCTGGCACACGTGCATATGCTGATCGCTTTTTACAAACACAACGCATTACACCTGTAGAAGTAATAGAAGTGAGTAGCCACTTTCTTATTAAACAACTTGCTGTTCGTGGGCTCGGCGTTGCTTTACTATCTAGTGCAATGGTAAAAGAAGAAGTTGCACGCGGGGAATTAATAGCTATAGAACCATACACCATTCATCGACCATTTTATGCGGTGTACGGTGAACACATTTTATCTGAACCTTTATTTCAAAAAATCATTTCAACTCTTCCACTTATTTAA
- a CDS encoding GrpB family protein, producing MGKRLSEMSLEELWVLFPVILKEHNPLWRDWYLQEEKLLNNIIGNQYIERINHIGSTFVNGLLAKPTIDILLEITEDCDLKFLNKWKS from the coding sequence GTGGGGAAGAGATTATCAGAAATGTCACTTGAAGAATTGTGGGTACTGTTTCCAGTTATATTGAAAGAACATAATCCATTGTGGAGAGATTGGTATTTACAAGAAGAAAAACTTCTAAATAACATAATCGGTAATCAATATATTGAACGAATAAATCATATAGGAAGTACTTTTGTAAATGGTTTATTAGCAAAGCCAACGATAGATATATTGCTTGAAATAACAGAAGACTGCGATTTAAAGTTTTTAAATAAGTGGAAGAGTTGA
- a CDS encoding DMT family transporter, with amino-acid sequence MKKTYILGVTLALGAAILNGTVGVFSKWLFQSNLTATGISFYKCLVAFLVVSIVALMNKNIRMNIVQLKMKMKYMMISSFLGVFVLYFFETAAYKYESVPLVVFILLGTSVLTTFIFSSILLKETKRKHQYVGLILLIIGLLTMNFAEGEVKGQSLGIVLAAVAGVGYGLFLVFTKKFTLAGGLALIWYLMLFGVLYLFVPFYVEGLAVPNLPSMPLLISLAIFPTLGGFYCTTKALNYLDAHKVQFLELTEPVFATIFAFLFLQEYIKGIEIIGAVLILVAIYISENNKIGQIVGLK; translated from the coding sequence ATGAAAAAAACATATATTTTAGGAGTGACTTTAGCTTTAGGTGCTGCAATCTTAAACGGTACAGTTGGTGTTTTTAGTAAGTGGTTATTTCAAAGTAATCTTACAGCTACAGGCATATCCTTTTATAAATGTTTAGTTGCTTTTTTGGTGGTATCAATTGTAGCGCTGATGAATAAAAATATCCGTATGAATATCGTTCAATTGAAGATGAAGATGAAGTATATGATGATTTCGTCCTTTTTAGGTGTATTTGTCCTATATTTTTTTGAAACGGCTGCATATAAATATGAATCTGTTCCTTTAGTCGTCTTTATCTTATTAGGTACATCTGTACTTACGACGTTTATTTTTAGTTCTATTTTATTAAAAGAAACGAAACGTAAACACCAATATGTGGGTTTGATTTTATTAATAATCGGTTTGTTGACGATGAACTTTGCTGAAGGAGAAGTTAAGGGGCAATCGTTAGGAATTGTGCTAGCTGCTGTGGCAGGTGTAGGCTATGGCTTGTTTTTAGTTTTTACTAAAAAATTTACGTTAGCAGGTGGCTTAGCACTAATTTGGTATTTAATGTTGTTTGGTGTCCTTTATTTATTTGTTCCATTTTATGTTGAAGGACTGGCGGTACCTAATTTACCATCTATGCCGCTTCTAATTAGTTTAGCAATTTTCCCGACATTGGGCGGATTTTATTGTACGACAAAAGCACTCAATTATTTGGATGCGCATAAAGTACAATTTTTAGAGTTGACGGAACCTGTATTTGCTACTATTTTTGCCTTTCTCTTTTTACAAGAATATATTAAAGGCATAGAAATAATCGGTGCTGTTTTAATATTAGTAGCAATATACATATCTGAAAATAATAAAATAGGACAAATTGTTGGTTTAAAATAA